A region from the Pseudomonas cucumis genome encodes:
- a CDS encoding alpha/beta hydrolase family protein, whose translation MPPVYRLALPALCLSLILPCAFSVEAADPAPAAAETPAEEKPVERQPLLERSQEEAAALERKIPAQEQQQLQAGTDSFLALWKPANTAEPKGAVIIIPGAGETVDWPQAISPLRRKLPDVEWSSLSITLPDLQSEVIAPRIVEVAPAPKKPDAGSKDATTAAPIEQVAGGEADVADKAIVETTDEQAKADAERIFARIDAAIAYAEQQSARSIVVLGHGTGAYWAARYLSEKQPSQVEKLVMVAAQTPVTATPALAELTPTLKLPTADIFYMDKPVDRNAALERLQASKRLKTSGFSQVSLKALPGNAKAEQEQLVRRVRGWLNPQPVAD comes from the coding sequence ATGCCCCCTGTCTACCGCCTGGCACTGCCAGCATTGTGCCTGTCGTTGATCCTGCCTTGCGCGTTTTCCGTCGAGGCGGCCGACCCGGCGCCTGCCGCTGCGGAAACCCCCGCAGAAGAAAAACCGGTCGAACGCCAGCCGCTGCTTGAGCGTAGTCAGGAAGAAGCGGCAGCACTTGAGCGAAAAATCCCTGCGCAGGAACAGCAACAACTGCAAGCCGGCACCGACAGCTTTCTCGCCTTGTGGAAACCGGCCAATACCGCCGAACCCAAAGGCGCGGTGATTATCATCCCGGGCGCCGGTGAAACCGTTGACTGGCCGCAAGCGATCAGCCCATTGCGGCGCAAGTTGCCGGACGTCGAGTGGAGCAGCCTGAGTATCACCTTGCCGGACCTGCAAAGCGAAGTCATTGCGCCACGTATCGTCGAAGTCGCGCCAGCGCCCAAAAAGCCTGATGCCGGCAGCAAAGACGCCACGACCGCGGCGCCCATCGAACAGGTGGCCGGCGGCGAAGCGGATGTGGCCGACAAGGCCATCGTCGAAACCACCGATGAACAAGCCAAAGCCGACGCGGAGCGAATCTTCGCCCGCATCGATGCAGCCATCGCCTACGCCGAACAACAAAGCGCTCGCAGCATCGTCGTGCTGGGTCATGGCACCGGTGCTTATTGGGCCGCGCGTTATCTGAGCGAAAAGCAGCCATCGCAAGTCGAAAAGTTGGTGATGGTCGCCGCGCAGACGCCTGTTACAGCGACGCCGGCGCTGGCTGAACTCACACCTACCTTGAAGCTGCCTACCGCAGATATCTTCTATATGGATAAGCCGGTGGACCGTAACGCGGCGCTGGAACGTTTGCAGGCCAGCAAGCGCTTGAAAACTTCGGGGTTCAGCCAGGTATCGCTCAAGGCTTTGCCGGGGAATGCCAAGGCCGAGCAAGAGCAATTGGTCCGTCGGGTGCGGGGTTGGTTGAATCCGCAGCCTGTGGCGGACTGA
- a CDS encoding TerB family tellurite resistance protein — translation MLWPGTLIGAGAGFAIASIPGAMLGALLGQALDRRLHLQSWAHLWEKLGGRSVLRNDELLFVLLGRLAKSDGRVVDGHIQQARQEMRSLEMTESAQRRAIAAFNRGKSGHDRLRGYLRRLSAQPHAAEGVLRACWRMVWADGRAGSSERELIAQWGKWLGWTQQQIQALASDYEPKRPLASGAVTYQDALRLLGVSATSEPAQIKRAYRRLLSRHHPDKIAGSGATALQVREATDKTRELHTAYTLIRERRDFR, via the coding sequence ATGTTGTGGCCAGGGACTCTGATTGGAGCCGGAGCGGGCTTTGCCATAGCCAGCATTCCGGGGGCCATGCTCGGTGCTTTGTTGGGACAGGCGCTGGACCGGCGCTTGCACCTGCAGAGCTGGGCGCATTTATGGGAAAAACTCGGTGGTCGCTCGGTACTGCGCAACGATGAACTGCTGTTCGTGTTGCTGGGCCGATTGGCCAAGAGCGATGGGCGGGTAGTGGATGGGCACATCCAGCAGGCGCGGCAGGAAATGCGCTCGCTGGAGATGACCGAATCGGCGCAACGTCGGGCGATAGCGGCATTCAATCGTGGTAAGTCGGGACATGATCGGTTGCGCGGTTACCTGCGACGCCTGAGTGCTCAACCCCATGCGGCGGAAGGTGTTTTGCGTGCCTGTTGGCGGATGGTCTGGGCCGATGGCCGCGCCGGTAGCAGTGAGCGCGAGCTGATTGCCCAGTGGGGCAAATGGCTGGGATGGACGCAGCAACAAATCCAGGCACTGGCGAGCGACTACGAGCCGAAACGCCCATTGGCCAGTGGCGCCGTGACTTACCAGGACGCCTTGCGGCTATTGGGCGTGTCGGCGACCAGTGAGCCGGCGCAAATCAAGCGCGCCTATCGACGCCTGCTCAGTCGTCATCACCCGGACAAAATTGCCGGCAGCGGTGCGACGGCGTTGCAGGTTCGTGAGGCCACGGACAAGACTCGTGAATTGCATACTGCTTATACGTTGATTCGTGAGCGGCGGGATTTTCGGTAG
- the murU gene encoding N-acetylmuramate alpha-1-phosphate uridylyltransferase MurU, whose amino-acid sequence MKAMILAAGKGERMRPLTLTTPKPLVRAGGVPLIEYHLRALAAAGFSEIVINHAWLGQQIEDYLGDGSRYGVSIQYSAEGEPLETGGGIFRALPLLGDEAFVVVNGDIWTDYDFGVLHQPIAGLAHLVLADNPAHHPSGDFTLVDGHVQDGRPDTSTLTYSGIAVLHPQLFDGCSAGAFKLAPLLRKAMADGQVTGERLNGHWVDVGTHERLAEVDTLIEARR is encoded by the coding sequence ATGAAGGCGATGATTCTGGCGGCGGGTAAAGGCGAGCGCATGCGTCCGCTGACCCTGACCACGCCAAAACCGCTGGTTCGCGCCGGTGGAGTACCCCTGATCGAATATCACCTGCGCGCCTTGGCGGCTGCAGGGTTTAGCGAGATCGTGATCAACCATGCCTGGCTCGGTCAGCAGATCGAAGACTATCTGGGCGATGGTTCGCGGTATGGCGTGAGCATTCAGTACTCGGCGGAAGGTGAGCCGCTGGAGACCGGTGGGGGTATTTTCCGTGCGTTGCCGTTGTTGGGTGACGAAGCTTTTGTGGTGGTCAATGGTGACATCTGGACCGACTACGACTTCGGTGTGTTGCATCAGCCCATCGCCGGGCTCGCTCATCTGGTATTGGCGGACAATCCGGCGCATCACCCGAGTGGAGATTTCACTTTGGTCGATGGCCATGTGCAGGACGGTCGGCCGGATACCTCAACCCTCACCTACAGCGGCATCGCCGTGCTGCACCCGCAGCTGTTTGACGGTTGCTCGGCCGGGGCCTTCAAGCTTGCGCCGCTGCTGCGCAAAGCCATGGCTGACGGGCAAGTGACCGGCGAACGCCTGAACGGGCATTGGGTGGATGTCGGCACTCACGAACGCCTGGCTGAAGTAGACACTCTGATAGAAGCGAGACGCTGA